The proteins below are encoded in one region of Streptomyces sp. NBC_00490:
- a CDS encoding TetR/AcrR family transcriptional regulator, with the protein MPRAGLDTSSVVAAGAELADEVGLAGLTMGLLADRLGVRPPSLYKHVGSLHELRHGISVQAKREFAHQLARESVGRSGPDAVRAFADSYRRWALEHPGRYAATLPAPAPDDEEDRRVSEAALQVLLDVLAGFGLPDARVVDSARAMRSALHGFVTLEGADGFKMARDVTRSFHFLIDTLIAGFQADPGDHASEG; encoded by the coding sequence GTGCCTAGAGCGGGCCTCGATACGAGCTCCGTCGTCGCGGCAGGAGCGGAGCTCGCCGACGAGGTCGGTCTGGCGGGCCTGACCATGGGGCTGCTGGCCGACAGGCTCGGCGTACGGCCGCCGTCCCTGTACAAGCACGTCGGCTCCCTGCACGAACTGCGGCACGGCATCTCCGTCCAGGCCAAGCGCGAATTCGCCCATCAACTGGCCCGGGAGTCCGTCGGCCGTTCCGGCCCGGACGCGGTCCGGGCGTTCGCCGACAGCTACCGCCGCTGGGCCCTGGAGCATCCCGGCCGCTACGCCGCCACCCTCCCCGCCCCAGCGCCCGATGACGAGGAGGACCGCCGCGTCAGCGAAGCGGCATTGCAGGTTCTGCTCGACGTCCTCGCCGGTTTCGGCCTGCCCGACGCCCGCGTAGTCGACTCCGCACGGGCAATGCGATCAGCACTTCACGGGTTCGTCACCCTTGAAGGCGCCGACGGCTTCAAAATGGCCCGCGACGTCACGCGGAGTTTCCACTTCCTCATCGACACCCTGATCGCCGGCTTCCAGGCCGACCCTGGTGACCACGCCTCCGAAGGATGA
- a CDS encoding alpha/beta fold hydrolase, giving the protein MAEFVSVPDGTIAYEVAGEGPLIVLAHGMGDSRAAYRFVLPRLVAAGYRVAAVDLRGCGESSGQWPSYSRTDIAGDLLAVIRHIDSGPAVLVGHSISGGAATIAAAQDSGLVRGIIELAPFTRAQSIRLGDFRSKSYRKGAFRLLGASLFGSVGLWSRYLDHAYPGRKPADWTDRLARIEAMLGEPGRMRALQKMGQSAPTDAGAQLGNVRCPALIVQGSLDPDWVDPRAEGEAIVAAMPAGVGELAVIEGAGHYPHDQYPEETVSLLLAFLEAHARA; this is encoded by the coding sequence ATGGCTGAGTTTGTCTCCGTCCCGGACGGCACCATCGCCTACGAGGTCGCCGGAGAAGGGCCGCTGATCGTCCTGGCCCACGGCATGGGGGACAGCCGCGCCGCGTACAGGTTCGTCCTGCCGCGCCTGGTGGCGGCGGGGTACCGGGTGGCCGCGGTCGACCTGCGGGGCTGTGGTGAGTCGAGCGGGCAATGGCCTTCCTACTCGCGCACCGACATCGCGGGCGATCTGCTCGCGGTGATCCGCCACATCGACAGCGGCCCGGCCGTCCTGGTCGGCCACTCGATCTCCGGCGGCGCCGCCACCATCGCGGCCGCCCAGGATTCCGGCCTGGTCCGGGGCATCATCGAGCTGGCCCCCTTCACGCGCGCGCAGTCGATCAGGCTCGGCGACTTCCGCTCGAAGAGCTACCGCAAGGGTGCCTTCCGGCTGCTCGGCGCCAGCCTGTTCGGCAGCGTGGGACTGTGGTCCCGCTACCTCGACCACGCCTACCCGGGCCGCAAGCCAGCCGACTGGACCGACCGGCTGGCCCGCATCGAGGCGATGCTGGGTGAGCCCGGCCGGATGCGGGCGCTGCAGAAGATGGGGCAGTCGGCGCCGACCGACGCCGGCGCCCAGTTGGGCAACGTACGGTGCCCTGCCCTGATCGTGCAGGGCTCGCTCGACCCCGACTGGGTCGATCCGCGCGCCGAGGGCGAGGCGATCGTGGCCGCGATGCCGGCCGGTGTCGGTGAGCTCGCGGTGATCGAGGGAGCCGGCCACTACCCGCACGACCAATACCCCGAGGAGACGGTGTCCCTGCTGCTGGCCTTCCTGGAAGCACACGCCCGTGCCTAG
- a CDS encoding ornithine cyclodeaminase family protein produces MNDVLVLDRAATLAALDPHRLMSAVSDALVAVAQDRVSAPARTAAFAPNGLLGAMPGYVPGLGLAAKLVSVFRDPDRPGRSSHRGVVVLFAPEDGSPLAVLDAEPITAWRTAASATHSALALAAPGPVVVVGTGAQARAQVSLLAVVRPGVPVTVAGRDPEAARATAALHPEGQAAPNIEGAVRQAATVYCCTGATRPVIRRAWLAPGTHVSSVGGSHGPELDAETVHDADLFTEWPGAATTPPPSGAHELQDLPTERRITLLGSVLAGEAPGRHSPEALTVFKSTGHAALDVAAAHVVHATVTGRMGR; encoded by the coding sequence GTGAACGACGTCCTCGTCCTCGACCGGGCCGCCACCCTCGCCGCCCTCGACCCGCACCGGCTCATGAGTGCCGTCTCCGACGCCCTCGTCGCCGTGGCCCAGGACCGGGTGTCCGCCCCGGCACGGACCGCCGCCTTCGCCCCGAACGGGCTGCTCGGCGCCATGCCCGGATACGTCCCCGGCCTCGGCCTCGCGGCAAAACTCGTGTCGGTGTTCCGCGACCCCGACCGGCCCGGCCGCAGCAGCCACCGGGGGGTGGTCGTGCTGTTCGCCCCCGAGGACGGCAGCCCGCTGGCGGTCCTGGACGCCGAGCCGATCACGGCCTGGCGCACCGCCGCTTCCGCCACGCACAGCGCCCTGGCCCTCGCCGCTCCCGGCCCTGTCGTGGTGGTCGGCACCGGCGCCCAGGCCCGCGCGCAGGTCTCCCTGCTGGCCGTGGTGCGGCCCGGCGTACCCGTCACCGTCGCGGGCCGCGACCCCGAGGCGGCCCGCGCGACCGCCGCACTGCATCCCGAGGGTCAGGCGGCGCCGAACATCGAAGGCGCCGTGCGCCAGGCCGCGACGGTGTACTGCTGCACGGGCGCCACCCGCCCGGTCATACGCCGCGCCTGGCTCGCTCCGGGCACCCACGTGAGTTCCGTCGGCGGCTCCCACGGCCCCGAACTCGACGCCGAAACCGTCCACGACGCCGACCTCTTCACCGAATGGCCCGGCGCCGCCACGACCCCGCCGCCGTCCGGCGCCCACGAGTTGCAGGACCTGCCGACCGAACGCCGAATCACCCTCCTCGGCTCAGTCCTGGCCGGCGAAGCCCCCGGACGGCACTCCCCCGAGGCCCTGACGGTCTTCAAGTCCACCGGACACGCGGCCCTCGACGTCGCCGCCGCGCACGTGGTGCACGCGACGGTGACGGGACGGATGGGCCGGTAG
- a CDS encoding IclR family transcriptional regulator — translation MPQAQRTAVDKALDLVEAVARAPRPPRLTDLAETVGLHRATAYRILVDLVRRGWVLRADDRYLPGTAVLLLSARAAHNSLTTLARPVLEDLSGHTGLMVNLQVLERTGSRVVDVVRPDRLAMISTLLDETLPVHRFAGPLALVAALPPEARAPYLEPAVDAGHPLDGDAGLLADLARAEADGFAAEDGRNDQFVASLSRAVVPAEGVPVCALTVVGPSAEIDDDRLGRLRSELAAAVDTLAGLLSGSHQEVGA, via the coding sequence ATGCCGCAAGCGCAGCGCACGGCCGTGGACAAAGCGCTGGACCTCGTCGAGGCGGTCGCCCGCGCCCCCCGGCCGCCGCGGCTGACCGATCTCGCCGAGACGGTCGGACTGCACCGCGCCACCGCCTACCGGATCCTGGTGGACCTAGTGCGCCGCGGCTGGGTGCTGCGCGCGGACGACCGCTATCTGCCCGGTACGGCCGTACTGCTCCTGTCGGCCCGCGCGGCACACAACTCGCTGACCACGCTGGCCCGTCCGGTGCTGGAGGACCTGTCCGGGCACACCGGTCTGATGGTCAACCTCCAGGTGCTGGAGCGCACCGGCTCCCGGGTGGTGGACGTCGTACGGCCCGACCGGCTGGCGATGATCAGCACCCTGCTCGACGAGACCCTGCCCGTGCACCGCTTCGCCGGACCACTCGCCCTGGTGGCCGCCCTGCCACCGGAGGCCCGCGCCCCCTACCTCGAACCCGCCGTGGACGCCGGCCATCCGCTCGACGGCGACGCGGGGCTGCTCGCCGACCTCGCACGCGCCGAGGCCGACGGCTTCGCGGCCGAGGACGGGCGCAACGACCAGTTCGTCGCCTCGCTCAGTCGGGCTGTCGTACCCGCCGAGGGAGTGCCCGTGTGCGCGCTCACCGTCGTCGGACCGTCGGCGGAAATCGACGACGACCGCCTCGGACGGCTCCGCTCCGAGCTCGCCGCCGCGGTCGACACGCTGGCAGGCCTGCTCTCCGGGTCACACCAGGAGGTCGGGGCGTGA
- a CDS encoding amidohydrolase family protein, whose product MTRDSAGAATPYAPPERGTGPTVVYRGATLFDGTGSPPRAGMSIVVDGPLIRAVVADAEADALAEGAEVVDLTGHFVTPGLFDAHQHLATPPDRPAAEAVLERLVHSGVTGIRDMADDLRQIGDLARATRVGEIAGPDIHYAALMAGPGFFDDPRTHQVSQGAVPGEVPWMQAVTDTTDLTLAVAVARGTYASAIKVYADLDAGLVAAITAEAHRQGIAVWAHAAVFPATPGEVVEADVDAVSHVTLLAHEAATEPLTSYRDKPPVDHAALVTGEDERLEKLFARMREQGVVLDATAGLYASREFAGDDPETAERAARNNELAIALTAQAHRAGVEIATGTDYETPPEEPFPALYEELAFLVRQCGIPEHDVLRSATLIGARSAGVGDLTGSVEPGKLADLAVFARDPLADIDHLRTITLTVKRGRRFPRSAHTPDRPRESR is encoded by the coding sequence ATGACGAGAGACAGTGCCGGGGCGGCCACGCCGTACGCGCCGCCGGAGCGGGGCACGGGTCCGACGGTGGTCTACCGGGGCGCCACCCTCTTCGACGGGACGGGCAGCCCGCCCCGCGCCGGGATGTCGATCGTGGTGGACGGCCCCCTGATCCGCGCGGTCGTGGCCGACGCGGAGGCCGACGCACTCGCCGAGGGCGCCGAAGTCGTCGACCTCACCGGGCACTTCGTCACCCCGGGGCTCTTCGACGCCCATCAGCACCTCGCCACCCCGCCCGACCGCCCGGCCGCCGAGGCGGTGCTGGAACGGCTGGTGCACAGCGGTGTCACCGGCATCCGCGACATGGCCGACGACCTCCGTCAGATCGGCGACCTCGCCCGCGCCACCCGCGTCGGGGAGATCGCCGGTCCCGACATCCACTACGCGGCGCTCATGGCGGGCCCCGGCTTCTTCGACGACCCCCGCACCCACCAGGTCAGCCAGGGCGCGGTGCCCGGTGAGGTCCCCTGGATGCAGGCCGTCACGGACACGACCGACCTGACGCTCGCGGTGGCCGTCGCCCGCGGGACATACGCGTCCGCGATCAAGGTGTACGCCGACCTCGACGCGGGGCTCGTCGCGGCGATCACCGCGGAGGCACACCGGCAAGGGATCGCGGTCTGGGCGCACGCCGCCGTCTTCCCCGCCACGCCGGGCGAGGTCGTGGAGGCGGACGTGGACGCCGTCTCGCACGTGACCCTCCTCGCCCACGAGGCGGCGACCGAGCCGCTGACCTCGTACCGGGACAAGCCGCCCGTCGACCACGCAGCCCTGGTCACCGGGGAGGACGAGCGACTGGAGAAGCTCTTCGCCCGGATGCGGGAGCAGGGCGTCGTCCTGGACGCGACCGCCGGACTGTACGCCTCCCGCGAGTTCGCCGGCGACGACCCCGAGACCGCCGAACGGGCCGCCCGCAACAACGAGTTGGCGATCGCCCTGACGGCACAGGCGCACCGGGCCGGCGTCGAGATCGCCACCGGCACCGACTACGAGACCCCGCCCGAGGAGCCCTTCCCCGCCCTCTACGAAGAACTCGCCTTCCTGGTACGGCAATGCGGCATCCCCGAGCACGACGTCCTCAGGTCCGCCACCCTGATCGGTGCCCGCAGCGCCGGAGTGGGGGACCTGACCGGCAGCGTTGAACCGGGCAAGCTCGCCGACCTCGCGGTCTTCGCGCGCGACCCGCTGGCCGACATCGACCACCTGCGCACCATCACCCTGACCGTCAAGCGTGGCCGGCGCTTCCCACGCTCCGCCCACACCCCCGACCGCCCCCGGGAGAGCCGATGA
- a CDS encoding dipeptidase encodes MTGTPMIINALGQLDNPNDPRSQAAASELNATSEQFTVDARTLTEARASGLTAVNITLGYVMGDLPPYEHTLHEIGVWDGILARHPDDLLKVTSVADVETAAREGRVGVIYGFQNAEAVGDDAGRIAVFAERGVRVVQLTYNQANHLGGGSMAPADTALTDFGREVIDALNDRHLMVDLSHSGERTCLEAARHSRVPISINHTGCRALTDLPRNKTDEELRLVASRGGFVGIYFMPFLSPTGHARAADVVEHIVHAVNVCGEDHVGIGTDGPVTAIDDLDAYRAHLAEHVARRRQAGVSSAGERADTYPFVVDLRGEDQFRELIRLLERRGFSTERIEKIMGRNFVDYARRVWAE; translated from the coding sequence ATGACCGGCACACCGATGATCATCAACGCACTGGGTCAGCTCGACAACCCCAACGACCCGCGGTCGCAGGCGGCGGCGAGCGAACTCAACGCCACCAGCGAACAGTTCACCGTCGACGCCCGCACGCTCACCGAGGCCCGGGCCTCCGGCCTGACCGCCGTCAACATCACACTCGGCTACGTCATGGGCGACCTCCCGCCCTACGAGCACACCCTGCACGAGATCGGCGTCTGGGACGGCATCCTCGCCCGCCACCCCGACGACCTGCTCAAGGTCACCTCCGTCGCCGATGTCGAGACCGCGGCACGAGAGGGCCGCGTCGGCGTGATCTACGGCTTCCAGAACGCCGAGGCCGTCGGCGACGACGCCGGCCGCATCGCCGTCTTCGCCGAACGCGGCGTGCGCGTGGTGCAGTTGACGTACAACCAGGCCAACCACCTCGGCGGCGGCTCGATGGCCCCCGCCGACACCGCACTGACCGACTTCGGGCGAGAGGTGATCGACGCCCTCAACGACCGGCACCTCATGGTCGACCTCTCACACAGCGGCGAACGCACCTGCCTGGAAGCCGCGCGCCACTCCCGCGTCCCCATCTCGATCAACCACACCGGATGCCGGGCACTGACCGACCTGCCACGCAACAAGACCGACGAGGAACTGCGACTGGTCGCCTCCCGGGGCGGGTTCGTCGGCATCTACTTCATGCCGTTCCTGAGCCCCACCGGCCACGCCCGCGCCGCCGACGTCGTCGAGCACATCGTCCACGCCGTCAACGTCTGCGGGGAGGACCACGTCGGCATCGGCACCGACGGACCGGTCACCGCCATCGACGACCTCGACGCCTACCGGGCCCACCTGGCCGAGCACGTCGCCCGGCGCCGGCAAGCCGGGGTCTCCTCCGCCGGGGAGCGCGCGGACACCTACCCCTTCGTGGTCGACCTGCGGGGCGAGGACCAGTTCCGGGAACTGATCCGCCTGCTGGAGCGGCGCGGATTCTCCACCGAGCGCATCGAGAAGATCATGGGCCGGAACTTCGTCGACTACGCGCGACGCGTCTGGGCGGAGTGA
- a CDS encoding class I SAM-dependent methyltransferase yields the protein MDISDPKDVVRRGYDAVSLRYDEVYGAETKYQSLLGDLCRRVPAGGTVLDVGCGSGEPVARTLAAAGYRITGIDISEVQVRRARERVPHADFIPDATAACFDDASFDAVVCLFALIHIPQAEQPPLLRKICGWLRPGGCFVATTGHSEWTATEEDWLGGGAPMWWSHADAATNRQWIEQAGLTVEREEFVPEGAGGHALFWASRP from the coding sequence GTGGACATCTCAGATCCCAAGGACGTGGTCCGGCGTGGCTACGATGCGGTTTCCCTGCGTTATGACGAGGTGTACGGCGCTGAGACGAAGTATCAGTCGTTGCTCGGTGACCTGTGCCGCCGCGTCCCGGCCGGCGGGACGGTGCTGGACGTGGGCTGCGGAAGCGGGGAGCCGGTCGCACGTACTCTGGCCGCCGCCGGCTACCGGATCACCGGAATCGACATCAGTGAGGTACAGGTCCGCCGCGCCCGCGAGCGGGTTCCCCACGCAGATTTCATCCCTGATGCCACGGCTGCGTGCTTCGATGACGCTTCCTTCGACGCCGTTGTCTGCCTCTTCGCCCTGATCCATATTCCGCAGGCCGAGCAACCGCCCCTGCTGCGCAAGATCTGCGGATGGCTGCGCCCGGGAGGCTGCTTCGTGGCCACCACGGGACACAGCGAGTGGACCGCGACCGAGGAAGACTGGCTCGGGGGCGGTGCTCCGATGTGGTGGAGTCATGCGGATGCTGCCACCAACCGTCAGTGGATCGAGCAGGCAGGTCTCACGGTTGAGCGGGAGGAGTTCGTCCCTGAAGGTGCCGGCGGGCATGCCCTGTTCTGGGCGAGCCGTCCCTGA
- a CDS encoding ankyrin repeat domain-containing protein, whose translation MKQRQQKKLSHRLFGAILSGDAESVKALLRSGASPERRNTDGTTPLYLASVQGEAEVARLLMQAGACPDTESSGPGSEGTPLCAAACWGHTATVRELLAHGADPTLREDHGTGWSPLDWADHGPHPDTAEVLRAAGARPPG comes from the coding sequence ATGAAGCAGCGGCAGCAGAAGAAGCTCTCCCACCGCCTTTTCGGGGCAATCCTGTCGGGTGACGCCGAGAGCGTGAAGGCACTGCTGCGCAGTGGAGCAAGTCCGGAGAGAAGGAACACTGACGGCACCACTCCTCTGTACCTGGCTTCGGTGCAGGGGGAGGCCGAGGTGGCCCGCTTGCTCATGCAGGCCGGGGCTTGCCCTGACACTGAAAGCAGCGGCCCCGGCTCGGAGGGCACACCGCTGTGCGCGGCTGCGTGCTGGGGACACACCGCAACGGTGCGGGAACTGCTGGCGCATGGCGCCGATCCCACCCTCCGCGAAGACCACGGCACAGGCTGGTCCCCGCTGGACTGGGCGGACCATGGCCCCCACCCCGACACTGCCGAAGTCCTCAGAGCGGCAGGAGCGCGTCCGCCTGGCTGA